One Psychrobacillus glaciei genomic region harbors:
- a CDS encoding NUDIX hydrolase encodes MDITFKTPAGRFNYRVGGLLIHEGKLLIMHDENQPYYYVPGGRVMLHEKSEDAMKREIVEELSIEVNVKRMLWVDENFFVEDTLKEQFHEICFFYLLELKDNEILKNGDEFVVNENGKKHTYYWKSFDELQDINVYPLFLKEKIANLPFYIEHIS; translated from the coding sequence ATGGATATCACTTTTAAAACACCAGCAGGAAGATTTAATTATCGCGTAGGTGGATTGCTAATTCATGAAGGGAAATTGCTCATTATGCATGATGAAAATCAACCCTACTATTATGTTCCAGGCGGTCGTGTTATGTTGCATGAAAAAAGTGAAGATGCGATGAAACGAGAAATAGTGGAAGAGCTCTCAATAGAAGTGAATGTTAAGCGGATGTTATGGGTGGATGAAAACTTTTTTGTGGAAGATACATTGAAAGAGCAATTTCATGAAATATGCTTTTTTTATTTATTGGAGCTAAAAGATAATGAAATCCTGAAAAATGGCGATGAATTTGTTGTAAATGAAAATGGGAAAAAACATACCTATTATTGGAAAAGTTTCGATGAGTTGCAAGATATTAATGTGTATCCACTTTTTTTGAAAGAGAAGATAGCAAATTTACCTTTTTATATAGAACATATTTCATAG
- a CDS encoding DUF1540 domain-containing protein, with product MTQVVLCEVNNCTYWGSGNKCSADAIYVVSSKGKQASNSEETDCKTFEPEF from the coding sequence ATGACTCAAGTCGTTCTTTGTGAAGTCAATAACTGTACGTATTGGGGATCTGGAAATAAATGCAGTGCAGATGCAATTTATGTAGTAAGTAGCAAGGGTAAACAAGCATCTAATAGTGAAGAAACAGATTGTAAAACATTTGAACCAGAATTTTAA
- a CDS encoding glycine betaine ABC transporter substrate-binding protein, whose amino-acid sequence MKKKLLAIGIVATVLLGACSSSNEALVISGKPWTEQYILPQVLGQYIEAKTDYNVKYKEGLGEVAIMTPALKKGDIDLYVEYTGTGLKDVLKENSEVGESSESVLDRVKKGYEEKFEATWLSPLGFENTYTLAYTKDKNYDAKTYSDLVEISRTGNMVFGAPHAFYERQGDGFDDFINSYPFTFTKTESLDPNVMYEALKSGDVDVIPAFTTDGRIERFDLQTTIDDLGFFPKYDAAPVVRLEALKKFPKLKDVLNELAGKISEEDMLKMNARVDIDGDKPEDVAHDFLVEKGLIKK is encoded by the coding sequence ATGAAAAAGAAGTTACTAGCGATTGGGATTGTAGCTACTGTATTATTAGGGGCTTGCTCTAGTTCGAATGAGGCACTTGTTATAAGTGGAAAGCCTTGGACAGAACAATATATACTACCGCAAGTTTTAGGGCAATATATTGAAGCGAAGACAGATTATAATGTGAAGTATAAAGAAGGTCTCGGAGAAGTGGCTATTATGACTCCGGCTCTTAAAAAAGGGGATATAGACCTGTATGTCGAGTATACAGGCACTGGATTAAAGGACGTTCTTAAAGAGAATTCAGAGGTTGGGGAAAGTTCGGAAAGTGTGTTGGACCGAGTGAAAAAAGGGTACGAAGAAAAATTTGAAGCCACTTGGTTAAGTCCACTTGGGTTTGAAAATACGTACACATTAGCTTATACAAAAGATAAAAACTACGATGCAAAAACTTATTCTGATCTAGTTGAAATCTCTCGAACAGGAAATATGGTATTCGGTGCACCGCATGCATTTTATGAACGTCAAGGAGATGGGTTTGATGATTTTATCAATTCATATCCATTTACATTTACTAAAACGGAAAGTCTCGATCCAAACGTTATGTATGAAGCATTAAAGAGCGGGGATGTGGATGTAATACCTGCGTTTACAACAGACGGCCGTATTGAACGTTTTGATCTTCAAACGACAATAGATGATTTAGGTTTTTTTCCAAAGTACGACGCTGCTCCTGTCGTTCGACTAGAAGCATTAAAAAAGTTTCCAAAGCTTAAAGATGTATTAAATGAACTTGCAGGAAAAATCTCAGAAGAAGATATGTTAAAAATGAATGCACGTGTAGATATTGATGGAGATAAACCAGAAGATGTCGCGCATGACTTTTTAGTGGAAAAAGGGCTAATTAAGAAATAA
- a CDS encoding DUF3006 domain-containing protein: MKSNKYTLDRFEDGFAIFMDYPSETEKLLVPFSEIHTLLKEGDIVSITVMEDSYQIDLLENETMNQRDKIQSLLEQLKNSEK; the protein is encoded by the coding sequence GTGAAGTCAAATAAATACACACTTGATCGATTCGAAGATGGATTTGCGATATTTATGGATTATCCAAGTGAAACAGAAAAACTACTTGTCCCTTTCTCAGAGATACATACACTCCTGAAAGAAGGAGATATCGTCTCCATCACAGTTATGGAAGATTCGTATCAAATTGACCTACTAGAAAATGAAACGATGAACCAAAGAGATAAAATTCAATCCTTATTGGAGCAATTGAAGAACAGTGAAAAATAG
- a CDS encoding ABC transporter ATP-binding protein gives MIRFDKISKVYNDGTEALKNVSLTIPDEQLVVIIGPSGCGKTTLMKMINRLETPTSGEVYVDGKAVSSLDPVELRKTIGYVIQRIGLFPHMTIEKNASLVPNLKGWSKEKTAKRIRELMVMVGLDPKQYLVKYPLELSGGQQQRIGVVRALAGNPEIVLMDEPFSALDPISREQLQMETKSLQEKIKKTIVFVTHDMDEALKIADRIVVMKSGEIEQIGTPSELIENPINEFVKNFIGIERINRKRAVGKREIQEFNCFFEQEKQSPCLEVDASMLLEEAIALLEDGAATCLLVKKADEKLGYVTQSILLRAMLAKEEVV, from the coding sequence TTGATTCGATTTGATAAGATCTCCAAAGTATATAACGATGGAACAGAGGCATTGAAAAATGTTTCCTTAACAATTCCGGACGAACAATTAGTAGTAATAATTGGTCCCAGTGGATGTGGAAAAACTACATTAATGAAAATGATTAACCGTTTAGAAACTCCAACCTCTGGAGAAGTGTACGTGGATGGTAAAGCAGTTTCTTCCCTAGATCCGGTGGAACTTCGAAAAACAATAGGGTATGTCATTCAACGAATAGGCTTATTTCCACATATGACGATTGAAAAGAATGCATCGCTTGTACCGAATTTAAAGGGATGGTCAAAAGAGAAAACAGCGAAGCGAATCCGTGAGCTAATGGTAATGGTTGGGCTTGATCCAAAGCAATATTTAGTTAAATATCCACTTGAGCTAAGTGGGGGACAGCAGCAACGTATTGGAGTGGTAAGGGCTTTAGCTGGAAATCCAGAAATTGTACTTATGGATGAACCATTTAGTGCCTTAGATCCGATAAGTCGTGAGCAATTACAAATGGAAACGAAAAGTTTACAGGAGAAGATAAAGAAAACGATTGTTTTTGTCACGCATGATATGGATGAAGCATTAAAAATAGCTGATAGAATTGTGGTAATGAAAAGCGGGGAAATAGAGCAAATAGGTACTCCTTCCGAACTAATAGAAAATCCAATCAATGAATTTGTAAAAAACTTTATAGGAATAGAACGTATCAATCGAAAACGAGCCGTTGGAAAGCGTGAAATACAGGAATTTAATTGTTTTTTTGAACAAGAAAAACAAAGTCCATGCTTAGAAGTGGATGCAAGCATGCTGCTAGAAGAAGCAATTGCTTTATTAGAAGACGGTGCGGCAACATGTTTACTTGTAAAAAAGGCTGATGAAAAGTTAGGGTATGTGACCCAATCCATCCTTTTACGTGCAATGCTTGCAAAAGAAGAGGTGGTATAA
- a CDS encoding M20 metallopeptidase family protein — protein MEKKNLELAIQLRHELHQHPELSNHEAWTKQHLINFLKTYTKLEIVDNGKWFYAIYRAGEGKKNIAYRADFDALPMPEVIDIPHASQFPGVSHKCGHDGHSASLAGFALEIDQKGADKNIFFLFQHAEETADGAVECVSFIKGNNIEEIFAYHNMSGIPFKSVNVIDGTTQCASKGMTIHMEGAPAHASQPEDGANPSFAIAKVIDAIPDFISPENNEGIVLCTVVQVDIGERAFGMSASKGDLLLTIRALHEVELDKLQKNLEELALAQAEIYDLKVSFSYNDTFPETVNHKESSDKIRKVCQDKEFQLIEMKEAIRASEDYGHYLKQTKGVMCYIGNGENHPHLHTYEYDFHDEIIETAVELFKGLAEL, from the coding sequence ATGGAAAAGAAAAATCTCGAATTAGCTATTCAATTACGTCATGAATTGCATCAACATCCCGAACTCTCGAACCATGAGGCTTGGACAAAACAACATTTAATTAATTTTTTGAAAACGTATACAAAATTAGAAATCGTAGATAACGGTAAATGGTTCTATGCGATTTATCGTGCTGGTGAAGGTAAAAAGAATATTGCTTATCGTGCTGATTTCGACGCACTTCCAATGCCAGAAGTTATTGACATTCCACATGCTTCTCAGTTCCCAGGTGTTTCTCACAAATGTGGACATGATGGACACTCAGCGAGTCTTGCAGGTTTTGCACTTGAAATAGATCAGAAAGGTGCAGACAAAAACATCTTTTTCCTTTTCCAACACGCAGAGGAAACGGCAGATGGTGCAGTAGAGTGTGTATCTTTTATCAAGGGGAATAACATCGAAGAAATTTTTGCTTACCATAACATGAGCGGGATACCTTTTAAATCTGTCAATGTAATCGATGGAACAACACAATGTGCGTCCAAAGGAATGACTATTCATATGGAAGGTGCTCCTGCCCATGCTAGTCAACCAGAGGATGGAGCGAATCCTTCTTTCGCTATTGCAAAGGTTATTGATGCTATTCCTGATTTCATTTCTCCAGAGAACAATGAGGGGATAGTTCTGTGCACTGTCGTTCAAGTAGATATTGGCGAAAGAGCATTTGGCATGTCAGCGAGCAAAGGGGACTTGTTATTAACTATCCGTGCATTGCATGAAGTGGAATTGGACAAACTTCAAAAAAATCTGGAAGAACTTGCTCTTGCTCAGGCAGAAATATATGACTTGAAAGTAAGTTTCTCTTACAACGATACATTCCCAGAGACTGTAAACCACAAGGAAAGCTCGGATAAAATACGTAAAGTTTGCCAAGATAAAGAATTCCAGTTAATTGAAATGAAAGAAGCAATTCGTGCCTCTGAAGACTATGGTCACTACTTGAAACAAACAAAGGGTGTTATGTGCTACATCGGAAACGGAGAAAATCATCCTCATCTTCATACATATGAATATGACTTTCATGATGAAATAATAGAAACTGCAGTTGAACTTTTTAAAGGGCTTGCTGAATTGTAA
- a CDS encoding phospholipase D family protein, translated as MAKKTHKPRGKRKRIIMGVIGVFALIYIAVILWNTYKPLPDGVSFAGKIHNTDKVEFITDLTYAQDRKGTDMVHENHIFDEVYNMINQAEEFVVVDFFLFDGYYDGDKKFPNIADTLSIALAKKKKENPDMPVVFITDPINRGYGSYENKWFKKMREAGVDIVYTDLDPLRDSTPIYSGIYRMFFQWIDLGGKGWIDNAMASDAPKMTIASYLSLLNVKANHRKAVVTEKEALITSSNPHDASGYHGNIALKVTGSILNDILKSEEAVSLFSGGPKLPRVEANQENGQYAVQYLTEKKISDALLEDLAKTKKGDKIWLGMFFVAEPEVVTAFIDAANRGVEVNLILDPNKNSFGQEKSGIPNRPVVQKMVEDTKGKIHVKWYNTVIGQYHTKAIWIQTEKHTIISNGSANYTDRTLDNYNLENNLRVIAPNDSKLVREMEKYFERLWKNEDALYTLDLEKFQDSFTWWQRWIYALQQFFKITTY; from the coding sequence ATGGCTAAGAAGACTCATAAACCACGAGGTAAGCGAAAGCGGATTATTATGGGTGTTATTGGTGTGTTTGCACTTATTTATATTGCCGTGATTTTATGGAACACGTATAAGCCTCTTCCGGATGGTGTTTCATTTGCGGGCAAGATACATAATACAGATAAGGTAGAGTTTATCACTGACTTGACGTATGCACAGGACAGAAAAGGAACAGATATGGTTCATGAAAATCATATTTTTGATGAAGTATATAACATGATCAACCAAGCTGAAGAATTTGTTGTTGTCGACTTTTTCTTATTTGATGGTTACTATGACGGAGATAAAAAATTCCCAAATATTGCAGATACACTTTCAATAGCTTTAGCAAAGAAAAAGAAAGAGAACCCTGATATGCCTGTAGTTTTTATAACTGATCCAATCAACCGTGGATACGGGTCATATGAAAATAAGTGGTTTAAGAAAATGCGTGAAGCTGGAGTAGACATAGTGTATACCGATTTAGATCCATTGCGTGATTCGACGCCTATTTATTCAGGTATATACCGAATGTTTTTTCAGTGGATTGATTTGGGAGGAAAAGGATGGATTGATAATGCAATGGCAAGTGATGCACCGAAGATGACCATTGCTTCCTATTTATCGCTACTCAACGTGAAAGCAAACCATCGAAAAGCAGTAGTAACGGAAAAGGAAGCGCTAATCACATCTTCCAATCCGCATGATGCAAGTGGATACCATGGAAATATTGCTTTGAAAGTAACAGGCTCGATATTGAATGATATTCTAAAATCGGAAGAAGCTGTTTCTTTATTTTCTGGAGGTCCCAAGCTTCCACGTGTGGAGGCAAATCAAGAAAATGGACAATACGCAGTACAATACCTAACGGAGAAAAAGATCTCAGATGCATTGCTCGAAGATTTGGCAAAGACAAAAAAAGGGGATAAGATTTGGCTTGGCATGTTCTTTGTAGCGGAGCCTGAAGTAGTTACTGCATTCATTGATGCAGCAAATCGTGGTGTAGAAGTAAATCTCATACTTGATCCAAATAAAAACTCATTCGGTCAAGAAAAATCAGGAATACCGAATCGGCCTGTTGTTCAGAAGATGGTGGAGGATACGAAAGGAAAAATTCATGTTAAATGGTACAACACTGTTATCGGCCAGTATCATACGAAAGCTATATGGATTCAAACGGAGAAACACACAATTATTTCAAATGGCTCGGCTAATTATACGGATCGGACGTTAGATAATTATAATCTAGAAAATAACTTACGTGTAATTGCACCAAACGATAGCAAACTTGTTCGGGAAATGGAAAAATATTTTGAACGTCTTTGGAAAAATGAAGACGCTTTGTACACTTTGGATTTGGAAAAATTTCAAGATAGCTTCACATGGTGGCAACGCTGGATTTATGCTCTACAGCAATTCTTCAAAATCACTACTTATTAG
- a CDS encoding YwaF family protein: MFSMPHFIAIIALCLLIILVFITKKRWSISPEKILFIERLFALSLLTMEILYHVWLYQTGRWNWSNSLPLELCSISLILTIVLLWTGNRHVYEFVFFAGIGGALQAVATPVLDLSFPHFRYFHFFYTHFGIILTALYFTWVKGYRPTLKGIIKTMVALNILLLCIFVLNILLHGNYMFLRKKPTSGSILDFLGPYPWYILSLEIVAFIIFVCLWLIFRKRSTRAEYNRSKKVAT, translated from the coding sequence ATGTTTTCGATGCCACATTTCATCGCAATAATTGCACTTTGCTTATTAATCATTCTAGTATTCATAACAAAAAAGAGATGGTCGATTTCACCGGAAAAAATCCTGTTCATTGAACGTCTATTTGCATTATCTTTATTGACAATGGAAATCCTTTATCATGTTTGGCTCTATCAAACTGGAAGGTGGAATTGGAGTAACTCATTACCACTTGAATTATGTAGTATTAGTTTAATTTTGACGATTGTCCTTTTATGGACAGGGAATAGACATGTATATGAATTTGTCTTTTTTGCTGGCATTGGAGGAGCTCTTCAAGCGGTAGCAACGCCAGTTTTAGATCTTAGTTTTCCTCATTTTAGGTATTTTCACTTTTTTTATACCCATTTCGGAATAATATTAACTGCACTTTATTTCACATGGGTGAAGGGTTACCGTCCTACATTAAAAGGAATTATTAAAACGATGGTTGCATTAAATATATTGCTACTATGCATATTCGTGTTAAACATTCTTCTTCATGGGAATTATATGTTTTTGAGAAAAAAACCAACAAGTGGCAGTATACTTGATTTTTTAGGTCCATATCCATGGTATATCCTATCATTAGAAATTGTTGCGTTTATAATTTTCGTTTGTTTGTGGCTAATATTTCGAAAAAGGAGTACTAGAGCTGAATATAATAGATCGAAAAAAGTAGCCACATGA
- a CDS encoding polysaccharide deacetylase family protein, with protein sequence MLDFSDIKVINEDTKVPLEEIAAFLDIPFEIEKGITYIRKNGIEISYNESSKKTSENGTPLDWLPIVKVNGKLFISVNYIALEMGYKVHDFPKQNTQRIYRDDYGHMSHADFEIYLNQILNKQTIPPPAKAVEKAKATIYLTFDDGPNKFTTINNTTLKKYNVQGTFFFVGNYMKKNEAIINSVVKDGHYIGTHSMTHDKEKVYKTSKSFINEMNEGIKLIKQMTGKDAKLVRTPYGSKPDLTAAMQTELIKNGYKLWDWDVDSKDWKYTDKETNQIVKNVKAGIEKSYKSGDRDIIVLLHDRSQTTKALPEIIEWLQKEGYALKTYEPDHHIVKNFLRDTSL encoded by the coding sequence TTGCTAGATTTTAGTGACATCAAAGTAATTAATGAAGATACGAAAGTTCCACTTGAAGAAATTGCTGCATTTTTAGATATCCCATTCGAGATAGAGAAAGGCATTACCTATATCCGGAAAAATGGGATTGAAATTAGTTATAATGAAAGCTCTAAAAAGACATCTGAAAATGGGACACCACTTGATTGGCTTCCTATTGTTAAAGTAAATGGGAAGCTTTTCATCAGCGTTAACTATATTGCATTAGAAATGGGTTATAAAGTACATGACTTTCCGAAACAGAATACACAACGAATATATAGAGATGACTATGGACATATGTCTCATGCGGACTTCGAAATTTATTTGAACCAAATCTTAAATAAACAAACAATCCCTCCACCAGCAAAAGCAGTAGAAAAAGCGAAAGCAACAATTTACTTAACGTTTGACGACGGTCCAAATAAATTTACAACAATCAACAACACCACATTAAAAAAGTATAACGTCCAGGGAACTTTCTTCTTTGTAGGAAATTACATGAAAAAGAACGAAGCCATTATCAATTCCGTTGTAAAAGATGGGCACTACATTGGAACTCATAGCATGACCCATGACAAAGAGAAAGTTTATAAAACGTCCAAGTCCTTCATTAATGAAATGAACGAAGGTATAAAACTTATCAAACAAATGACTGGTAAAGATGCAAAACTAGTCCGAACACCATATGGCAGCAAACCTGATCTTACCGCAGCAATGCAAACAGAACTAATAAAAAATGGCTACAAACTATGGGATTGGGACGTCGATTCAAAAGACTGGAAATACACTGACAAAGAAACCAATCAAATCGTGAAAAATGTAAAAGCCGGAATTGAGAAATCTTACAAATCAGGAGACCGAGACATCATTGTGCTACTACACGATCGAAGCCAAACAACGAAAGCCTTACCAGAAATAATCGAATGGCTACAAAAAGAAGGCTATGCACTCAAAACATACGAGCCCGATCATCATATTGTCAAAAACTTCCTACGTGACACATCACTCTAA
- a CDS encoding YbaK/EbsC family protein, with translation MAIELVRDYFEKFEMAHRIQEFEASSATVELAAQALSVEPARIAKTLSFNKNDSCILVVAAGDTKVDNAKFKAAFGVKAKMLSPEEVLEQVGHAVGGVCPFGIPENVLVYVDESVKRFKTVFPACGSSNSAIELTNEELFTYANGEEWVDVCKGWE, from the coding sequence ATGGCAATTGAACTAGTGAGAGATTATTTCGAGAAGTTTGAAATGGCACATAGAATTCAAGAATTTGAAGCATCAAGTGCAACAGTAGAGCTTGCAGCACAAGCATTGAGTGTAGAACCAGCTCGCATTGCGAAAACATTGTCTTTTAACAAAAATGACAGCTGTATTTTAGTAGTTGCCGCAGGGGATACAAAAGTTGATAACGCAAAATTTAAGGCAGCCTTTGGAGTGAAAGCTAAGATGCTTTCTCCTGAAGAAGTACTTGAACAAGTAGGTCATGCTGTTGGTGGGGTTTGTCCATTTGGGATTCCAGAAAATGTATTAGTATATGTAGATGAATCTGTAAAACGCTTTAAAACTGTTTTTCCTGCTTGTGGTAGCAGTAATAGTGCTATAGAACTTACTAACGAAGAATTATTTACATATGCTAACGGTGAGGAATGGGTAGATGTCTGCAAAGGATGGGAATAA
- a CDS encoding ABC transporter permease yields the protein MQKFFETIQSRSDLIQDAFIQHIYLSFIALAVGIAISLPLGIFVARYRKFAEPVIGITAIFQTIPSLALFGFLVPLIGIGAKTALIALIIYALLPILRNTYTGITSIDGSIIEAGRGMGMTKSQLLWQIEFPLALPFIMAGIRTATVLTVGIATLATFVGAGGLGDVIYRGLQSYNNSLVLAGALPVALLAILFDFALKLIEKKSTPKGLNTGG from the coding sequence GTGCAGAAATTTTTTGAAACGATTCAAAGCAGATCCGATTTGATTCAAGATGCATTTATTCAACATATTTATTTATCGTTTATCGCACTTGCAGTAGGCATTGCCATCTCACTTCCATTAGGTATTTTTGTTGCAAGGTATCGAAAGTTTGCGGAGCCAGTAATAGGAATCACAGCCATTTTTCAAACAATTCCTAGTTTAGCGTTATTCGGTTTTTTAGTTCCTCTTATAGGAATTGGAGCAAAAACAGCATTAATTGCATTAATTATTTACGCACTTTTACCTATTTTACGCAATACATACACTGGGATTACAAGTATAGATGGATCGATAATTGAAGCAGGAAGAGGGATGGGGATGACAAAAAGCCAATTACTTTGGCAAATTGAGTTTCCTCTTGCCTTACCGTTTATTATGGCAGGCATACGAACGGCCACTGTTTTAACGGTTGGAATTGCGACGCTAGCAACATTTGTTGGAGCAGGGGGCTTAGGGGATGTTATATATCGAGGATTGCAGTCTTATAATAACTCACTCGTTTTAGCGGGAGCATTACCTGTAGCTTTATTAGCTATTTTGTTTGACTTTGCTTTGAAATTAATTGAGAAAAAGTCCACCCCAAAAGGACTAAATACTGGAGGATGA
- a CDS encoding QueT transporter family protein, whose product MKTKTLATSGIIAALYVAVSLLVAPFGFTAVQFRISEMFNHLVVFNKKFFFGIVLGVFVTNIFSPMAAYDLIFGVAHSVISLSITIFASKFIKGHIPHMVFNTLIFTVMTFIIAFELQLAFDLPFFYTWLTVAAGEFAVLAVGIPVMTALNKRLNFKTLI is encoded by the coding sequence ATGAAAACAAAAACTCTTGCAACTAGCGGAATTATCGCTGCTTTATATGTTGCTGTATCGTTACTAGTAGCACCCTTTGGATTTACAGCAGTACAATTTCGTATTTCCGAAATGTTTAACCACCTTGTCGTTTTCAATAAAAAGTTCTTTTTTGGAATTGTACTAGGTGTCTTTGTAACAAATATTTTCTCCCCAATGGCGGCATATGACCTCATTTTCGGGGTAGCACATTCTGTGATTTCCTTATCTATCACTATTTTTGCATCGAAGTTTATTAAAGGGCATATTCCACATATGGTGTTTAATACGTTAATCTTTACGGTTATGACCTTTATCATTGCATTCGAATTACAACTTGCATTTGACCTACCTTTCTTTTACACATGGTTAACTGTTGCAGCTGGTGAATTCGCAGTATTAGCAGTTGGTATTCCAGTTATGACTGCATTAAATAAACGCTTAAACTTTAAAACACTTATATAA
- a CDS encoding ring-cleaving dioxygenase has translation MNHLKGMHHVTAITSSAEENYKFFTYVLGMRLVKKTVNQDDIQTYHLFFADDVGGAGTDMTFFDFPGIQKGTHGTNEIYKTAFRVPNDAALDYWVNRFNRLEVKHAGIQEQFGTKVLSFVDFDDQQYQLISDEKNEGVATGTPWQKGPIPLEHAITGLGPIHIRIAEFDYLKEVLEKVLLFEEIAHDGSFHLFEVGEGGNGAQVIVEKNVILPPGRQGFGTVHHAAFRVEDRAVLDEWIERMASFGFQTSGFVDRFFFQSLYARVAAGILFEFATDGPGFMGDEPYETLGEKLSLPPFLEPKREQIEGSVRQFDTVRSTIEFEKE, from the coding sequence ATGAATCACTTAAAAGGTATGCACCATGTAACAGCGATTACAAGCAGTGCAGAAGAGAACTATAAATTTTTCACGTATGTGTTAGGCATGCGTTTAGTAAAGAAAACAGTGAACCAAGATGATATCCAGACCTATCACTTATTTTTTGCTGATGATGTAGGTGGAGCAGGTACAGATATGACGTTCTTCGACTTCCCAGGAATTCAAAAAGGTACACATGGAACAAATGAAATTTATAAAACAGCTTTCCGTGTTCCTAATGATGCAGCTTTAGATTATTGGGTAAATCGTTTTAATCGCTTGGAAGTCAAACATGCTGGTATTCAAGAACAATTTGGAACAAAGGTTCTTTCTTTCGTCGATTTTGACGACCAACAGTATCAATTGATTTCAGATGAAAAAAACGAAGGCGTTGCAACTGGAACACCATGGCAAAAAGGACCGATTCCTTTAGAGCATGCCATTACTGGACTAGGCCCTATTCATATTCGAATTGCTGAATTTGATTATTTAAAAGAAGTGCTAGAAAAGGTATTACTATTTGAAGAAATAGCGCATGATGGATCTTTCCATTTGTTTGAGGTTGGTGAAGGTGGAAATGGAGCGCAAGTAATCGTTGAAAAAAATGTAATTCTTCCTCCAGGCAGACAAGGATTTGGAACTGTTCACCATGCAGCATTCCGTGTGGAAGATCGAGCGGTTTTAGACGAGTGGATTGAGCGTATGGCGAGTTTTGGATTCCAAACATCCGGTTTTGTGGATCGCTTTTTCTTCCAATCACTGTATGCAAGAGTAGCAGCAGGGATTCTATTCGAATTTGCAACGGATGGTCCTGGGTTTATGGGAGACGAACCATATGAAACACTAGGTGAAAAACTATCATTGCCTCCATTCTTAGAACCAAAACGCGAGCAAATTGAAGGATCTGTTCGACAGTTTGATACAGTTAGAAGCACAATCGAATTTGAGAAAGAATAA
- a CDS encoding phospholipase, producing MVDLSRRRNRRIRFCVFPGYKWCGPGCSGPGAPINEVDAVCKAHDECYSRGRNPCECDREFLRQLHPKINPYTQEGRHARKLYNYMNLQASFTCRWYKEK from the coding sequence GTGGTTGATTTGTCCCGAAGAAGAAATAGGAGGATACGTTTCTGTGTATTTCCAGGATATAAATGGTGTGGACCTGGTTGCAGTGGACCCGGAGCTCCTATAAATGAGGTAGATGCAGTTTGTAAAGCACATGACGAATGTTATAGTAGAGGTAGAAATCCATGTGAATGTGATCGTGAATTCCTCCGCCAGCTGCATCCCAAAATAAATCCTTATACTCAAGAAGGAAGACATGCCCGCAAGCTTTATAATTATATGAACCTACAAGCATCTTTCACTTGTAGGTGGTATAAAGAAAAGTAG